A region of the Montipora foliosa isolate CH-2021 chromosome 8, ASM3666993v2, whole genome shotgun sequence genome:
taaaagagtttaacatttgcttcaacaatcATTCAACATTTCTATTGTCACCTTGTATGTTGAATGAAGATGGAGCCGTTTGCcgcaaaccccccccccccacccccctctcTTTCAACATTGTCAGTCGGTATGaacgtgcgcactaatcggtctctcaatgacgtattgATGTCCGTATCCATCGTAACAGCCACAACTGCAGCCGGGAACTGAATACCTGGCCTTTCGTGAAgcctttgttgaatcaaatgatgatgatgatttttaATTAAGAAAGTGAAAAAATCTAGTTACATTGattgaaacaaaagattgtTCGCTCGATCTCATATGCGGCGCCATAACTTTGGAGCGCTCTCCCTCTGGACATCAGGTCTGAAAGCATTGTTGCTGGCTTTAAGTCCAAACTTAAGACACATTTATTTCGTGAAGCGTTTTCGTAGTCGACTAAGTGTTATTTGCTTTTATATATACTGTGATTGTACCTTATTAAATAGTAGTTATCTTAGCTTTTAGATGATTTAAATAGTGATATAATTTTCACCGAATTTTACCTTCATATGTAATTTtagtctttttcttttattttagttAGTTCTTAACTTTTactgtaatgcgcatttgagcATATTCACATGGAATTTGCGCATTACAAatgctttattattttttttttttcccaaagcaTTTTAAAAGTCATATCTGAAGCACAACACATTGTTAAATAGAGACTTTCCAGGAAAGTATTGCGCAGTCGTTTATGAACGAAATTACTGATTCAATTTATGAAATTCTTAACCTTGGATGGTACAATTCTAAAGTTCTGATTGGTCCTGGATCTACATCTCCGTTGGCAGCTCCTATGTCGTACCATCAATTATTGCCAGGTTGAAGCGTTTTGACGGGAAGCGAGATTTCGTCGTCTACATGTAAGATAAAATGACAACGGAGTTTGGAAATTCACTGTTATTGCTACATGTTCCTATGAGTCTGCCTTCAGGGCTAATGGCGAAATCAAGAAGCCCAGATATTGTAGCAAACTCTGAAATGCATGCGCCGGTGACGTCAAAGACTCTCATCCTATTGCTGAACTGTTGGTACACGAGAAGATAGCAATTTACCGGATCAGCGGCGATTCGCAAAGGGTGACCCAGGCTCTCCTTGTTCCAGAGTGGTTGCTCTCCAAAACAGTGAGAGAACCGACCATCGGAATGGAAAACTTTAACGCAGCCTTTATTTCTGACTTCATTACTATCGGAAAAGATGAGTTTTTCCTTCAAAAACACACCTTTCTGAGGGCGGCTCAATGCATTTCTTCCCAAGGGGAGGCAGACCTTTTGTTCATCCCTTGCAACAAATACATCAGGAGAATCGAAGCTGTTGGTGTAATAAACAGCAATGACGTTTTTGCAGGCATTTGAAGTGGACGGGAACGACGTCACATGTGCAGGGCCTTTCAGATTGCCGATTATACGTAGGTGTTCGCCGGAAATACTCATCTCAAGAAGGCACCCACTTCCGGGCGACGGCGAATATTCCGCCAAGGCAAAGGTGTTTCGTGACACAAAAGTCACGCCATACAACTCTACGGATTTGCTGCCATACGGCTTAGCTACGTAGCGCAAAAAATCTCCTTTAGGGTTGAAAATGTGAATACAATTATTACCTCGGTCAACCACAGCAATGTGACCAGTCTCGCTGACCGACAACGCCCAGGGACGAAACTTCTCTGACAGAGGACTTGGGGGGACGATTACGCGAAAAACTTGACTCGGTTTTCTCTTCAGCTGTCCTTGAGTCGAAGAACGACGACTCGGACCATCTTCCATGCTTTTTCGGCGAGGAACTTCCTGCTCCTTAGCGGGTCGATTACACTTTACCCTTCCGAGTGGCGCTTCAAAGCAGTATTCATtcggaacaaaagaaatctcGCTCACACACTTGAGTTTTTCGTCAAGAACGCTCTTGTGTTTCTTGACCACTTGTAGCTCTGTATGCACTTGTTTCATTAACGATTCATCTCTCCTACCTTCCTTAAACTTTGCGTGGTTCACCTCTACAACCTGAATGATGTGATGCGCTTGCAATGCAAAATCTGCAACTTCCTGTTGTCCGCCTTTCTTCTCCGCTTCAATGACTCTGTCCACTTCTTGATAAAGCTCTTGTTCTTTAGCTGAAATGACCTTCACCAGCGCTTCGGAGGTGCTGCGAATTTCTTCTTTAACTCTTTCCTCTTGTAGGGACAGCGACGCTTGAATTCCGTGTTCCATATTTCTTATGGTGTCAGCCAAGTCATTGCGATATTCTTGCGTATACGTCAGCAATTCATGCATCTCTGGGTTGTCTGAGGTATCATCACGCACGTTTGAACCCATGTCTGGCGACCAGTGGAGAAAATATCCATCTATTCCGCTAGATACCTCGACCTCGACCAGACGACCCTTGGTAGGCAAGCTATCGATACCATTAATACTCTTCAAAGGGAATTCACTTGAATCCACTGGACAATAAACGGAGGGTGTCCGCCCGCTCAAATCATCCGTCACGTTGTGGAGACATTCAGTGCAAACGTTATGTGCACACGGAAGACATTTTAGTTCAA
Encoded here:
- the LOC138013284 gene encoding uncharacterized protein → MATGNRLVDCEERGCSICRTTEFELKCLPCAHNVCTECLHNVTDDLSGRTPSVYCPVDSSEFPLKSINGIDSLPTKGRLVEVEVSSGIDGYFLHWSPDMGSNVRDDTSDNPEMHELLTYTQEYRNDLADTIRNMEHGIQASLSLQEERVKEEIRSTSEALVKVISAKEQELYQEVDRVIEAEKKGGQQEVADFALQAHHIIQVVEVNHAKFKEGRRDESLMKQVHTELQVVKKHKSVLDEKLKCVSEISFVPNEYCFEAPLGRVKCNRPAKEQEVPRRKSMEDGPSRRSSTQGQLKRKPSQVFRVIVPPSPLSEKFRPWALSVSETGHIAVVDRGNNCIHIFNPKGDFLRYVAKPYGSKSVELYGVTFVSRNTFALAEYSPSPGSGCLLEMSISGEHLRIIGNLKGPAHVTSFPSTSNACKNVIAVYYTNSFDSPDVFVARDEQKVCLPLGRNALSRPQKGVFLKEKLIFSDSNEVRNKGCVKVFHSDGRFSHCFGEQPLWNKESLGHPLRIAADPVNCYLLVYQQFSNRMRVFDVTGACISEFATISGLLDFAISPEGRLIGTCSNNSEFPNSVVILSYM